From a single Loigolactobacillus coryniformis subsp. coryniformis KCTC 3167 = DSM 20001 genomic region:
- the hisG gene encoding ATP phosphoribosyltransferase: MSALKIALTKGRTEKQVLPLLEASGIDCTAIRNKQRRLIFNDLPDYHFILAKGPDVLTYLNRGAMDIGIVGSDILEEQHNEQYEMLDLQTGKCHFVLASTPNFDPYQVKRKIIATKYPNITQRYFRSIGEDVEIIKIEGSVELAPLVGLADAIVDIVETGTTLKENNLQVFATLQSVSTRLVVNRLALKQHQNAIQQLITNLQQAIQTEV, from the coding sequence ATGAGTGCATTGAAAATTGCTTTGACCAAAGGCCGTACCGAAAAACAAGTACTGCCGTTACTGGAAGCTAGCGGTATTGATTGTACAGCGATCCGCAATAAGCAGCGGCGGCTGATTTTTAACGATTTGCCTGATTATCATTTTATCCTGGCAAAAGGGCCGGATGTGCTGACTTACCTCAATCGCGGTGCGATGGATATCGGTATCGTCGGTAGTGATATTTTGGAAGAACAGCACAACGAACAATACGAAATGCTTGATCTGCAAACGGGTAAATGTCATTTCGTCTTAGCGTCGACGCCGAATTTCGATCCTTATCAGGTCAAACGCAAAATTATCGCCACTAAATACCCGAACATTACTCAACGATATTTCCGTAGTATCGGTGAGGATGTGGAGATCATCAAGATCGAAGGCTCAGTGGAATTAGCGCCGCTAGTCGGTTTAGCCGATGCGATCGTCGATATTGTCGAAACCGGCACCACCTTAAAAGAAAACAACTTACAAGTTTTCGCAACTTTACAGTCGGTCTCGACGCGATTAGTCGTTAACCGGTTAGCCTTAAAGCAACATCAAAATGCGATCCAGCAATTGATCACAAATTTACAGCAAGCAATTCAAACGGAGGTCTAG
- the hisF gene encoding imidazole glycerol phosphate synthase subunit HisF, with the protein MLAKRIVPCLDVDHGRVKKGVNFVDLTDVGDPAEIAAAYEQQGADELVFLDITATNEARRAMVDTIEKVAAQVFMPLTVGGGIKSVADMQALLKAGADKIALNSAAVTQPELIQAGAEKFGSQCIVVAIDVRWDEATQEYRVYVNGGRKAADLEAISWAKKVVALGAGELLVTSMDRDGTKSGYDLKLYQALTAAVNVPIVASGGCGKLADFNTLFAETDVDAALAASVFHYGELTIPQVKQSLREQGVTVR; encoded by the coding sequence ATGTTAGCTAAACGAATCGTTCCCTGTTTAGATGTCGATCATGGCCGAGTGAAAAAAGGTGTTAACTTTGTGGATCTGACCGATGTTGGTGATCCCGCCGAAATCGCCGCAGCATACGAGCAACAAGGGGCCGATGAATTAGTCTTTCTCGACATCACGGCAACCAATGAAGCCCGCCGCGCAATGGTCGATACCATCGAAAAAGTGGCGGCACAAGTGTTCATGCCTCTAACCGTTGGCGGCGGCATTAAAAGTGTAGCTGATATGCAAGCTTTGTTAAAGGCCGGCGCCGACAAGATTGCTTTGAATTCAGCTGCAGTGACGCAGCCGGAATTGATCCAAGCCGGCGCTGAAAAGTTTGGCAGTCAATGTATCGTGGTGGCCATCGATGTTCGCTGGGATGAAGCCACCCAAGAATATCGGGTTTACGTCAATGGCGGTCGTAAAGCTGCTGATCTAGAAGCAATCAGTTGGGCTAAAAAAGTGGTCGCTTTAGGTGCTGGTGAGTTACTGGTTACCAGCATGGATCGCGACGGCACTAAATCCGGCTATGATTTGAAATTGTATCAGGCACTGACTGCGGCGGTCAATGTGCCGATCGTCGCTTCTGGCGGCTGTGGTAAATTAGCTGATTTCAACACCCTTTTTGCGGAAACTGACGTTGATGCTGCTTTAGCCGCCTCAGTTTTTCATTACGGCGAGCTAACCATTCCGCAAGTTAAACAAAGCTTGCGGGAACAAGGGGTGACTGTCCGATGA
- the hisE gene encoding phosphoribosyl-ATP diphosphatase, with amino-acid sequence MQTVEELYQLILQRKSNPEKGSYTDYLFTKGLDKILKKVGEESTEVIVAAKNPSDDEFVYEVSDLVYHVLVLMADRGISVDDIKTELAKREGLMSKTQERREIDKL; translated from the coding sequence ATGCAAACAGTCGAAGAACTTTATCAATTGATCCTACAACGGAAAAGTAATCCCGAAAAAGGTTCGTATACCGATTATCTATTCACTAAAGGTTTGGATAAGATCTTGAAAAAAGTCGGCGAAGAATCCACCGAAGTCATCGTCGCCGCTAAAAATCCCAGCGATGACGAATTTGTGTATGAAGTCAGTGATTTAGTCTATCACGTGCTGGTTTTAATGGCTGACCGCGGGATCAGTGTCGATGATATCAAAACCGAGTTGGCTAAGCGTGAAGGGCTAATGAGCAAAACACAAGAACGCCGCGAGATCGATAAATTATAG
- the hisA gene encoding 1-(5-phosphoribosyl)-5-[(5-phosphoribosylamino)methylideneamino]imidazole-4-carboxamide isomerase translates to MKLYPAIDLKNGRSVRLYQGQFDQETVVNNSPLQQAKQIAAAGLTNLHLVDLDGAKDGRPVNQAIIAAIVEQTPLQVEIGGGIRTLAQIETYLNLGVTRVIIGSAALTDPELVTTAVKKFGAAKIVVGIDGKQGKVATEGWLAQSQVTMADLVAAMQKVGVQTFIVTDIERDGTLQGPNQAQLVELAAQFPMATFVASGGVRDARDLKNLAAAGIEHAIVGKALYAGSVTLAELAELSRNKSEL, encoded by the coding sequence ATGAAGTTATATCCCGCAATCGATTTAAAGAATGGTCGCAGTGTCCGGCTGTATCAGGGGCAATTTGACCAAGAAACGGTGGTCAATAATTCGCCGCTACAACAGGCCAAGCAGATCGCAGCTGCTGGCTTGACCAATTTACATTTAGTTGACCTTGATGGGGCCAAGGATGGCCGCCCGGTGAACCAAGCGATTATTGCTGCGATCGTCGAACAAACACCCCTACAAGTCGAAATCGGCGGCGGTATTCGCACCTTAGCGCAGATCGAAACCTATCTGAACTTGGGTGTTACCCGAGTGATCATTGGCTCGGCAGCTTTGACTGATCCTGAATTGGTCACTACCGCGGTCAAAAAATTCGGCGCCGCTAAAATTGTTGTCGGTATCGATGGTAAGCAGGGTAAAGTCGCTACCGAAGGCTGGTTGGCGCAAAGCCAAGTCACGATGGCTGACCTAGTCGCTGCCATGCAAAAAGTCGGTGTACAAACGTTTATCGTCACCGATATTGAGCGCGATGGCACCTTACAAGGTCCTAACCAAGCACAGTTAGTTGAACTCGCCGCACAATTTCCGATGGCAACTTTTGTGGCTTCCGGTGGGGTGCGCGATGCCCGCGATCTTAAAAATCTAGCGGCAGCGGGCATTGAGCACGCAATCGTCGGTAAGGCACTTTATGCCGGTAGCGTGACCCTAGCCGAGCTGGCTGAGCTTAGTCGGAATAAATCTGAATTGTAA
- the hisH gene encoding imidazole glycerol phosphate synthase subunit HisH has translation MLVIVDYDTGNTRNLKKALDYLGIANQLSSDPATILAADGLILPGVGAFQKAMAALAERGLVTVLQTAAQQGKPILGICLGMQLLVETGYEFGITRGLGLLPGEVVPIPADNGLKVPHMGWNTNQVLQPNPVADVFDQQATYFVHSFYVQTAAKNIIAQTDYGVKIPSIIQQDNVMGMQFHPEKSGQVGLQGLARFNKELVRI, from the coding sequence ATGTTAGTGATCGTTGATTATGATACCGGTAATACCCGCAATTTGAAAAAGGCGCTGGATTATCTCGGCATCGCCAACCAACTTTCCAGTGACCCAGCGACGATTTTAGCCGCCGATGGTTTGATTTTACCCGGCGTTGGCGCTTTTCAAAAAGCAATGGCGGCGTTAGCAGAACGTGGCCTAGTCACCGTTTTGCAAACGGCTGCCCAACAAGGGAAACCAATTTTAGGGATCTGCTTGGGCATGCAATTATTAGTTGAAACGGGTTACGAATTTGGGATCACCCGCGGTCTTGGTTTATTACCCGGTGAAGTGGTGCCGATCCCCGCTGATAATGGGCTAAAAGTACCCCATATGGGTTGGAACACCAATCAAGTCTTGCAGCCTAATCCGGTGGCTGACGTTTTTGATCAGCAAGCAACTTACTTCGTACACTCATTTTATGTCCAAACAGCGGCGAAGAATATTATCGCCCAAACCGATTACGGCGTGAAAATTCCCAGCATCATTCAACAAGATAACGTGATGGGGATGCAATTTCACCCCGAAAAAAGCGGTCAGGTTGGCCTACAAGGCTTGGCACGCTTCAATAAGGAGTTGGTTCGCATATGA
- the hisC gene encoding histidinol-phosphate transaminase yields the protein MLKKTVSQLQPYVPETPLPELEKQLGLASVVRLSANENPFGTSPKVQQALQNWDFSNSRYYPDGDAAALRQAVADYVKVAPERLLFGNGLDEVIELVSRTFLETGDEVLELGPTFSEYKLHAQIEDTIVHDVAVQADGIADLTALAAAITPKTKLIWLCNPNNPTGTAVPQTEIAKFMAQVPRTVLVLIDEAYIDFVDKLATYTALPLLDQYDNLMVLRTFSKAYGLANFRVGYAVMPPKLAPSLQSVRLPYNLSAIAQLAAQAALADQAFLQATVTRVRQARQQWECFLQQHGFTFYHSQANFTFFQAPHALKLADYLLHNGFIVRTGLRPDWLRITFGTAEQNEKLQQLILAFYEK from the coding sequence ATGCTGAAAAAAACGGTCAGTCAGTTACAACCGTACGTGCCAGAAACGCCATTGCCGGAGCTAGAAAAGCAGTTAGGCTTAGCTTCAGTGGTTCGATTATCGGCTAATGAAAATCCATTTGGCACTTCACCAAAAGTCCAACAAGCTTTACAGAATTGGGACTTTAGCAACAGCCGCTATTATCCCGATGGCGATGCGGCAGCGTTGCGTCAAGCGGTTGCCGACTACGTTAAGGTGGCGCCGGAACGGCTGTTATTTGGCAATGGCCTTGACGAAGTGATCGAACTTGTTTCCAGGACTTTTTTGGAAACTGGCGATGAAGTTTTGGAACTCGGGCCGACTTTTTCCGAGTACAAATTACACGCGCAAATTGAAGATACAATTGTCCACGATGTGGCAGTACAAGCGGATGGTATCGCTGATTTGACCGCACTGGCTGCCGCAATCACGCCGAAAACGAAACTAATTTGGTTGTGTAACCCGAATAATCCAACTGGGACCGCTGTACCCCAAACAGAGATCGCTAAATTTATGGCGCAAGTGCCGCGGACGGTGTTAGTGTTGATCGATGAAGCCTATATTGACTTTGTTGACAAGCTAGCGACCTATACGGCGTTACCGTTATTAGATCAGTACGATAATTTAATGGTTTTGCGCACTTTCTCAAAGGCGTATGGTCTAGCTAACTTCCGCGTCGGTTACGCCGTGATGCCACCTAAATTAGCGCCGAGCTTGCAGTCGGTGCGCTTACCGTATAACTTAAGTGCGATCGCCCAATTAGCCGCTCAGGCCGCCTTAGCCGATCAAGCCTTTTTACAAGCGACAGTCACCCGCGTGCGCCAAGCGCGGCAGCAATGGGAATGCTTTTTGCAGCAGCACGGCTTTACTTTCTATCATTCACAAGCTAATTTCACCTTTTTCCAAGCACCACATGCGCTGAAATTAGCCGATTACTTACTGCACAACGGCTTTATCGTACGCACTGGTTTACGGCCAGATTGGTTGCGGATCACTTTTGGTACTGCGGAGCAGAATGAAAAGCTACAACAATTGATTCTAGCGTTTTATGAGAAATAA
- the hisB gene encoding imidazoleglycerol-phosphate dehydratase HisB produces MRQAKITRNTQETQITVALNLDDASTIKINSGIGFLDHMLNAFAKHGRFGLIVEAKGDLNVDPHHTTEDIAIVLGQCFKQTLGDKAGIERFGTAFVPMDETLARVVIDLSGRSYLVFDAELTNPRLGTYDTEVTEDFFQGFAFNAELNCHATVLYGRNTHHKIEALFKALGRAMRGAVAINPEVKGIPSTKGVI; encoded by the coding sequence ATGAGACAAGCAAAAATAACGCGTAATACACAGGAAACGCAAATCACGGTTGCTTTAAATTTAGATGATGCCAGCACGATCAAAATCAATAGCGGCATCGGGTTTCTCGATCACATGTTGAATGCTTTTGCTAAACACGGCCGCTTCGGCTTGATTGTTGAAGCTAAGGGCGATCTCAATGTTGACCCACATCACACTACCGAAGATATCGCGATCGTACTTGGTCAGTGTTTTAAGCAAACTCTCGGTGATAAGGCCGGGATCGAACGTTTTGGCACCGCCTTTGTACCGATGGATGAAACTTTGGCTCGTGTGGTGATCGATTTATCCGGCCGCTCGTATTTAGTTTTTGACGCTGAGTTAACCAATCCGCGCTTAGGCACTTACGATACCGAAGTGACGGAGGACTTTTTCCAAGGCTTCGCGTTTAACGCTGAGTTGAATTGTCATGCTACGGTATTATACGGTCGCAACACGCATCATAAAATCGAGGCGCTATTCAAAGCCCTCGGACGAGCAATGCGTGGCGCGGTGGCAATCAATCCCGAAGTCAAAGGCATTCCATCGACTAAAGGGGTGATCTGA
- the hisD gene encoding histidinol dehydrogenase, producing the protein MEILQQSLAELKKQVNQRTQQATHPEVEASVAAILADVQANGDTALRQYSEKFDGVTLTDLQVPQAEIDAAYNNSAPELLAALKLAQRNITSFHKKEISYGFIDSERPGVIRGQKVTPLAAVGLYVPGGTAAYPSTIMMSAIPAKLAGVKKIVMVTPPQKEGINPAVLTAAKLVGIDAIYQVGGAQAVAALAYGTETIPQVDKIMGPGNIFVATAKKQVFGKVSIDMIAGPSEIGIIADDNAKPAQVAADLLSQAEHDKLARPMLVTPSLVLAQAVNVELEKQLATLPRQEIARASLDNEGFIAIVASLADAFTLMNAIAPEHLEVQVAEPMQYLAQIENAGSVFLGSTASEPLGDYVAGPNHILPTSGTARFFSPLGVYDFVKRTQFIQYTAAALQPEASAITTLARTEGLEAHARAIEARFPNAKS; encoded by the coding sequence ATGGAAATTTTACAACAATCATTGGCGGAACTTAAAAAACAAGTGAATCAACGGACGCAACAAGCGACTCATCCCGAAGTTGAAGCCAGCGTCGCGGCAATTTTGGCTGATGTCCAAGCAAATGGCGACACCGCCTTGCGGCAATACAGTGAAAAATTTGATGGCGTGACCCTAACTGATTTGCAAGTGCCACAAGCGGAGATCGATGCGGCTTATAATAACAGCGCGCCAGAATTACTGGCGGCTTTAAAATTAGCCCAGCGCAATATTACTTCCTTCCATAAAAAGGAAATCAGCTATGGCTTCATCGACAGTGAGCGTCCTGGCGTGATCCGCGGTCAAAAAGTGACGCCGTTGGCCGCTGTTGGCTTGTATGTCCCCGGCGGAACAGCCGCTTATCCCTCAACGATCATGATGAGCGCGATCCCCGCTAAATTAGCTGGTGTCAAAAAAATCGTCATGGTAACTCCACCACAAAAGGAGGGTATCAACCCTGCCGTTTTAACTGCTGCTAAATTAGTTGGTATCGATGCGATCTACCAAGTTGGTGGCGCACAGGCTGTTGCGGCGTTGGCTTACGGCACGGAAACCATTCCGCAAGTCGATAAAATTATGGGCCCCGGTAATATTTTTGTTGCGACCGCTAAGAAACAAGTATTTGGTAAGGTCAGTATCGATATGATCGCTGGACCTTCGGAAATCGGGATTATCGCTGACGACAACGCCAAGCCAGCCCAAGTCGCCGCGGATCTGTTGTCACAAGCCGAACATGACAAGTTAGCTCGGCCGATGTTGGTCACACCAAGTTTAGTTTTAGCCCAAGCCGTTAACGTTGAATTAGAAAAACAATTAGCCACGTTACCACGTCAAGAAATTGCCCGCGCATCATTAGATAATGAAGGGTTTATTGCAATCGTGGCTTCGTTAGCTGATGCGTTTACGTTGATGAATGCTATTGCACCAGAACATTTGGAAGTTCAAGTTGCGGAACCGATGCAATATTTGGCACAAATCGAAAATGCCGGCTCTGTTTTCTTAGGTAGTACAGCCTCTGAGCCGCTCGGGGACTATGTCGCTGGTCCGAACCATATTTTACCGACTAGTGGTACGGCGCGTTTCTTCTCCCCATTAGGTGTGTATGATTTCGTCAAGCGCACGCAATTTATTCAATACACGGCCGCCGCGTTGCAGCCAGAAGCCAGTGCCATCACGACTTTGGCGCGGACGGAAGGTTTGGAAGCCCACGCCCGGGCGATTGAAGCTCGTTTTCCTAATGCGAAGTCTTGA
- the hisI gene encoding phosphoribosyl-AMP cyclohydrolase — translation MIQLDFSKLPQQLLTTVITDASNGQVLMVAYMNEESWQKTLASGETWFWSRSRQALWHKGETSGNTQKVVAIRVDCDADTLLISVTPAGPACHTGHYSCFYRDIEGNEI, via the coding sequence ATGATCCAACTTGATTTTAGCAAATTACCGCAACAATTACTGACCACTGTCATCACTGACGCAAGTAACGGCCAAGTTTTGATGGTGGCGTATATGAATGAGGAAAGTTGGCAAAAAACGTTAGCCAGCGGTGAAACTTGGTTTTGGTCGCGCAGCCGCCAAGCGTTATGGCACAAAGGTGAAACCAGCGGCAATACACAAAAAGTGGTGGCGATCCGCGTTGATTGTGACGCCGATACCTTGTTGATCAGCGTTACCCCAGCTGGGCCAGCCTGCCATACCGGCCACTATAGTTGTTTTTATCGTGATATTGAAGGCAATGAAATTTAA